Proteins from a single region of Chryseobacterium scophthalmum:
- a CDS encoding anthranilate synthase component I family protein, with protein MFSNTINIKTTSKKTLGDLQTPMNIYLQIRDKFRDTILLESSDAKNIDNNFSFIAVNAIAGIEIKNLHEYEIKFPNENPEKKSLENIEVTQLLNDFSKVFVCEKTNDKIEETAQSLFGYTSFEAVPLFENISFKPQSKEVEIPILRYRLYQYVIAINHFNDEMHLIENQIDGVKSEMLLLQDLIKNKNALVYPFEKDGYETSNLTDEEYLELVDKAQKHCKRGDVFQLVLSRRFEQKFKGDEFNVYRALRNINPSPYLFFFDYGNYKLFGSSPESQLIIKNNKAIIHPIAGTFKRSGDFETDLQSAEALKKDPKENAEHTMLVDLARNDLGKKGKNVTVTKLKEIQLFSHVIHMVSEVTAELEGNTNPFDIVSDTFPQGTLSGAPKYKALQLINEYEKDSRGYYGGCIGMIGLNGDCNQAIMIRTFLSKNNTLFYQAGAGLVAKSIPQNELEEVNNKLNALKKAVEKAERLV; from the coding sequence ATGTTTAGCAATACGATCAATATAAAAACCACCTCAAAAAAAACATTGGGAGACCTGCAAACTCCGATGAACATCTATCTTCAGATAAGAGATAAATTTCGCGATACCATTTTGCTTGAAAGCTCTGATGCAAAAAATATCGATAATAACTTTTCTTTCATTGCGGTAAATGCCATTGCCGGAATTGAAATAAAAAATCTTCATGAATATGAAATCAAATTCCCCAATGAAAATCCGGAGAAAAAATCGTTAGAAAACATAGAAGTTACGCAATTGCTGAACGATTTTTCTAAAGTTTTTGTTTGTGAAAAAACCAACGATAAAATAGAAGAAACTGCGCAAAGTCTTTTTGGATACACAAGTTTTGAAGCCGTTCCGCTTTTTGAAAATATCAGTTTTAAACCTCAAAGCAAAGAAGTTGAAATCCCTATTCTTCGTTACAGACTGTATCAATATGTGATTGCCATTAATCATTTTAATGATGAAATGCATCTTATCGAAAATCAAATCGACGGAGTAAAATCTGAAATGCTGTTGTTACAGGATTTAATTAAAAATAAAAACGCACTTGTTTATCCATTCGAAAAAGACGGCTACGAAACCTCAAATCTTACTGATGAAGAATATTTGGAACTCGTAGACAAAGCTCAGAAACATTGTAAAAGAGGCGATGTGTTTCAATTGGTTTTGAGCAGAAGGTTTGAGCAGAAATTTAAAGGTGACGAGTTTAATGTTTATCGTGCTTTGAGAAATATCAATCCATCGCCTTATCTATTCTTTTTCGATTACGGAAATTACAAATTATTTGGTTCAAGCCCTGAAAGTCAACTAATTATCAAAAACAACAAAGCCATCATTCACCCTATTGCAGGAACTTTTAAAAGAAGCGGCGATTTTGAAACCGATTTACAATCTGCAGAAGCCCTAAAAAAAGACCCAAAAGAAAATGCTGAACATACAATGTTGGTAGATTTAGCCCGAAACGACTTAGGAAAAAAAGGAAAAAATGTGACTGTAACTAAGCTAAAAGAAATTCAGCTTTTCTCTCACGTTATTCACATGGTAAGTGAAGTTACTGCTGAGTTGGAAGGAAATACCAATCCTTTTGACATTGTTTCAGATACTTTCCCACAGGGAACTTTAAGCGGAGCACCAAAATACAAAGCCCTTCAGCTTATTAATGAATACGAGAAAGATTCGCGTGGTTATTACGGCGGTTGCATCGGAATGATTGGTTTGAATGGCGATTGCAATCAGGCAATTATGATTCGAACATTTTTAAGCAAGAACAACACATTATTTTATCAGGCAGGAGCTGGTTTGGTTGCAAAATCAATCCCTCAAAATGAATTGGAAGAGGTTAACAATAAACTAAATGCTTTGAAAAAAGCTGTTGAAAAAGCGGAGAGATTAGTTTAA
- the rlmF gene encoding 23S rRNA (adenine(1618)-N(6))-methyltransferase RlmF, translating into MTAEKSTLHPRNLHRNSYDFEQLISCVPELKHYVFINSYGTPTINFSIPKAVKLLNKALLQHFYGVKNWDIPDQNLCPPIPGRADYIHYLADLLTENSEEILKDLSIKGLDIGTGANLVYPLIAHQSYGWEMLGTDINQKSLENAQKILDDNPDFSSHIQLKFQPDSNFIFKNILSPENRFTFSMCNPPFHDSEESAMKGNLRKTKNLKKSKTPKTNLNFGGQQFELWCEGGELAFISKMIEESALFSSQILWFTCLVSKQENLFKLTSLLNKVKAVEVKTIDMAQGQKISRILAWTFIPKENRKNWF; encoded by the coding sequence ATGACTGCCGAAAAATCAACTCTGCACCCAAGAAATCTGCACCGAAATTCTTACGATTTTGAACAGCTGATTTCTTGTGTGCCAGAATTGAAACATTATGTTTTCATCAATTCTTACGGTACGCCAACGATTAATTTCAGTATTCCTAAAGCTGTCAAACTGCTGAATAAAGCTTTATTGCAACATTTTTACGGAGTTAAAAATTGGGATATTCCAGACCAGAATCTTTGTCCGCCAATTCCTGGGCGTGCAGATTATATTCATTATCTCGCAGATTTGTTGACTGAAAATTCTGAAGAAATTCTAAAGGATTTATCCATAAAAGGTCTCGATATCGGAACCGGAGCCAATTTGGTGTACCCCTTAATTGCCCATCAATCTTACGGGTGGGAAATGTTGGGAACCGATATTAATCAGAAATCTTTGGAAAATGCTCAGAAGATTTTAGATGATAATCCTGATTTTTCATCTCATATTCAGTTGAAATTTCAACCGGATTCAAATTTTATATTCAAAAATATTCTTTCTCCCGAAAATCGATTCACATTCTCTATGTGTAATCCGCCTTTCCATGATTCTGAAGAATCTGCAATGAAAGGAAATCTAAGGAAGACAAAAAATCTTAAAAAATCAAAAACTCCCAAAACCAATCTTAATTTTGGAGGACAACAATTTGAGTTATGGTGCGAAGGAGGTGAATTGGCTTTTATCTCAAAAATGATTGAAGAAAGCGCTTTGTTTTCATCTCAAATTCTTTGGTTTACGTGTTTGGTTTCCAAACAGGAAAATCTTTTTAAGCTGACATCACTTTTAAACAAAGTAAAAGCTGTTGAGGTGAAAACTATTGATATGGCTCAAGGCCAGAAAATCAGCAGAATATTAGCGTGGACATTTATTCCAAAAGAAAACAGGAAAAATTGGTTTTAA
- a CDS encoding mechanosensitive ion channel family protein → MFDLNKAIELIDEKLELWFREIVKILPNLLLAAFILVIGFFVAKWIRKLTLKIFGKISSNHTITHLFSTFIYITVLGVVFFTALSILKLDKAVTSILAGAGIFGLALAFAFQDIAANFISGIFISFRKPLHIGDIVSVKNYMGKVMEVNLRDTVIKTFQGKMVIIPNKDVFQNPVENYSLLGKRRLDLKVGVSYDADLEKVVQITVDALKNIEGLAPEEEITLFYQEFGDSSINFTVRLWCRSTEQIDYLKMGHDAIISIKKAFDQHKISIPFPVRTLDVNWPEKV, encoded by the coding sequence ATGTTTGATCTCAACAAAGCTATAGAGCTAATCGATGAAAAACTTGAACTTTGGTTCCGGGAAATTGTAAAAATTTTACCCAACCTGCTTTTGGCAGCGTTTATTTTGGTAATTGGATTTTTCGTTGCAAAATGGATCAGGAAACTGACATTGAAAATTTTTGGTAAAATTTCTTCCAATCATACGATAACCCATCTTTTCAGCACATTTATTTATATCACTGTTCTTGGCGTTGTTTTTTTTACGGCGCTGAGCATTCTAAAACTTGATAAGGCAGTAACCTCAATTCTTGCCGGAGCTGGAATTTTCGGGTTGGCTTTGGCTTTTGCATTTCAGGATATTGCAGCCAACTTTATTTCGGGAATTTTTATTTCGTTTCGAAAACCTCTGCATATCGGTGATATTGTTTCGGTTAAAAACTATATGGGAAAAGTAATGGAGGTGAATCTTCGTGATACTGTTATCAAAACTTTTCAAGGGAAAATGGTCATTATTCCGAATAAAGATGTTTTTCAAAATCCGGTTGAAAACTATTCTCTTCTTGGCAAACGCCGTCTCGATCTGAAAGTAGGAGTTTCTTATGATGCTGATTTAGAAAAAGTAGTTCAAATTACTGTAGATGCTTTAAAAAATATTGAAGGTCTTGCTCCTGAAGAAGAAATTACCCTTTTTTATCAGGAGTTTGGTGATAGTTCAATCAATTTTACCGTCCGTTTATGGTGTAGATCTACTGAGCAGATAGATTATCTTAAAATGGGGCATGATGCGATTATTTCCATAAAAAAAGCTTTTGATCAACACAAAATAAGCATTCCGTTTCCGGTCAGAACACTGGATGTAAACTGGCCGGAAAAAGTGTAG
- a CDS encoding OmpA family protein: MKYFVLFFLISTGLNAQMMTSVYFIHNSYELNLESKQKLDSLTQLRTSLKFKIFGNCDSSGTNEYNVKLSENRANTVRHYLQDKISENIQLISVVGLGEEKQINDNSTEELRGKNRRVDIFIEKTFASGEKVSRNALPSFLSTEISQMKVKDTFALPNVNFVGGRHIWLPKGQSEIVKLLKILKENPTLKIELQGHICCDYENFDGEDLDLKTFNLSFTRANAIKEFLLKNGIDSSRITAKGLGHLHPVAYPEETELDKTKNRRVEVVLLKK; encoded by the coding sequence ATGAAATATTTTGTTTTGTTCTTTTTAATTTCAACAGGATTGAATGCACAAATGATGACTTCTGTTTATTTTATACACAATTCTTACGAACTAAATCTTGAATCTAAACAAAAACTGGATAGTTTAACACAATTGAGAACCAGCTTAAAATTCAAAATTTTTGGAAATTGTGATTCTTCCGGAACGAATGAATATAACGTGAAACTTTCAGAAAATCGTGCAAATACAGTTCGCCATTATCTTCAGGATAAAATTTCAGAAAACATCCAATTAATCAGTGTTGTTGGTTTAGGTGAAGAAAAACAAATCAATGACAACAGTACCGAGGAACTGCGTGGAAAAAACCGTAGGGTTGATATTTTTATTGAAAAAACTTTTGCTTCGGGAGAGAAAGTTTCAAGAAATGCTTTGCCCAGTTTTTTAAGTACGGAAATTTCTCAGATGAAAGTGAAAGATACTTTTGCACTTCCGAATGTCAATTTTGTTGGAGGTCGTCATATTTGGCTCCCGAAAGGGCAATCTGAGATTGTAAAACTTTTAAAAATTCTAAAAGAAAATCCTACATTAAAAATTGAATTGCAGGGACATATTTGCTGTGACTATGAAAATTTTGATGGTGAAGATTTAGATTTAAAAACATTTAATCTTTCGTTTACCAGAGCCAATGCAATCAAAGAATTTCTATTGAAAAACGGAATTGATTCCAGCAGAATTACTGCAAAAGGACTCGGTCACCTCCATCCTGTTGCATATCCCGAAGAAACAGAATTGGATAAAACTAAAAATCGCAGAGTAGAAGTTGTTTTGTTGAAGAAATAA
- a CDS encoding cytochrome ubiquinol oxidase subunit I, which produces MDDFIAARAQMALSLGFHIIFACVGMVMPFLMAFAHWKYLKTGNEIYKGLTKAWSKGVAILFATGAVSGTMLSFELGLLWPGFMKHAGPIFGMPFSLEGTAFFIEAIAIGFFLYGWDKFNKWFHWFCGFLVGLSGLASGILVVAANAWMNSPIGFDYINGQYLNIDPIKAMFNDAWFPQALHMTVAAFCATGFAVAGVHAFLIMRKKNVEFHTKAFRIAAAFAMIGAFGAPLSGDVAAKSVAERQPIKLAAMEAHFETEKGAAFVLGGIPDEEKGEIKYAIKIPKVLSFLVSNDFNAEVKGLNDFPRDEWPPIAVVHYAFQIMIFFGVVMICIGSLYLYAFFFKKDWLNKNWLLKTFLFATPFGYIALEAGWTVTEVGRQPWIIYGIMKTVDAVTPMPGIQYSFYFFTAIFISLSLIIIFLLRRQIQMVPKLYDPTDPQFNSKNKKS; this is translated from the coding sequence ATGGATGATTTTATTGCTGCACGCGCCCAAATGGCGCTTTCTTTAGGTTTTCATATCATCTTCGCCTGTGTTGGAATGGTTATGCCTTTTTTAATGGCATTTGCCCACTGGAAATATCTTAAAACCGGAAACGAAATTTACAAAGGTCTTACCAAAGCGTGGAGCAAAGGAGTTGCAATTCTTTTTGCAACCGGAGCAGTTTCCGGAACCATGCTTTCATTTGAACTCGGGTTGCTCTGGCCTGGTTTTATGAAACATGCAGGACCTATTTTCGGAATGCCGTTTTCTCTTGAAGGAACAGCATTTTTTATTGAAGCGATTGCTATTGGCTTTTTCCTTTACGGATGGGATAAATTTAATAAATGGTTTCACTGGTTTTGTGGATTTTTGGTTGGCTTAAGCGGTTTAGCTTCAGGGATTTTAGTGGTTGCGGCAAATGCGTGGATGAATTCACCAATCGGATTTGACTATATCAATGGACAATACCTCAATATAGACCCTATAAAAGCCATGTTTAATGACGCTTGGTTTCCACAGGCATTACATATGACAGTTGCCGCTTTTTGTGCAACAGGATTTGCGGTTGCGGGAGTTCATGCTTTTTTAATTATGCGAAAGAAAAATGTAGAATTTCACACCAAAGCATTTAGAATTGCTGCAGCTTTTGCAATGATTGGTGCTTTCGGTGCACCTTTGAGTGGTGATGTTGCTGCAAAATCTGTGGCTGAAAGACAACCTATAAAGTTAGCCGCAATGGAAGCTCATTTTGAAACCGAAAAAGGAGCAGCTTTTGTATTGGGTGGAATTCCAGATGAAGAAAAAGGAGAAATTAAATATGCTATAAAAATTCCAAAAGTTTTAAGTTTTTTGGTGAGTAATGATTTTAATGCTGAAGTAAAAGGTTTAAATGATTTCCCGAGAGATGAATGGCCACCTATTGCTGTTGTACATTATGCTTTTCAGATTATGATTTTCTTTGGCGTTGTGATGATCTGCATTGGAAGCCTGTATCTTTATGCTTTCTTTTTCAAAAAAGATTGGCTGAATAAAAACTGGCTTTTAAAAACATTTCTTTTTGCTACACCTTTTGGATATATTGCTTTGGAAGCAGGTTGGACAGTCACAGAAGTCGGCAGACAACCCTGGATTATCTACGGAATTATGAAAACAGTGGACGCTGTTACGCCGATGCCCGGAATTCAGTATTCATTTTATTTTTTTACGGCTATATTTATTTCATTATCATTAATTATTATTTTTCTTTTGAGAAGACAGATACAAATGGTTCCCAAACTTTACGATCCTACAGACCCTCAGTTTAATTCTAAAAACAAAAAATCATGA
- the gyrB gene encoding DNA topoisomerase (ATP-hydrolyzing) subunit B: MSQKQYTASSIQALEGMEHVRLRPSMYIGDVGTRGLHHLVYEVVDNSIDEALAGHCDTILVTIHKGESISVKDNGRGIPVDFHEKEQKSALEVVMTKIGAGGKFDKDSYKVSGGLHGVGVSCVNALSTLLVATVSRDGKLYQQKYSEGKALTQVEEIGTTDERGTEVFFQPDGTIFQELVYNYDTLAARLRELSFLNKGITITLIDEREPNEDGSFAVEVFHSEGGLKEFVEFIDGNRESIMENVIFMEGERENIPIEVAMRYNTSFSENLHSYVNNINTHEGGTHLAGFRRALTRTLKKYADDLGIPAKEKVEITGDDFREGLTAVVSVKVMEPQFEGQTKTKLGNSEVSGAVDKIVGEMLTNFLEENPNEAKLIVQKVVLAAKARQAAKKAREMVQRKSPMGGSGLPGKLSDCSSKDPAESELFLVEGDSAGGTAKQGRDRHFQAILPLRGKILNVEKSMLHKVYDNEEIKNIYTALGVSVGTEEDSKALNMAKLRYHKVVIMTDADIDGSHISTLILTFFFRFMKEMIENGYIYIAQPPLYLLKKGNKKIYAYNEKEREELTLEMSPDGKGVEVQRYKGLGEMNPEQLWETTLNPEHRILKQVTIDNAVEADNVFSMLMGDEVPPRREFIEKNAKYAKIDV, from the coding sequence ATGAGTCAAAAACAATATACAGCTAGTAGTATCCAAGCCTTAGAAGGGATGGAGCACGTTCGACTAAGACCATCTATGTACATTGGAGATGTAGGAACAAGAGGTCTTCATCATTTGGTTTATGAAGTGGTAGATAACTCTATTGACGAAGCTCTTGCAGGTCATTGTGATACGATATTAGTTACCATACACAAAGGTGAAAGTATTTCTGTAAAAGATAACGGTAGAGGTATACCTGTAGATTTTCACGAGAAAGAACAAAAATCAGCACTTGAGGTTGTAATGACCAAAATTGGAGCGGGTGGAAAATTTGATAAAGATTCTTACAAAGTTTCTGGTGGTCTTCACGGTGTGGGGGTTTCTTGTGTGAATGCACTTTCTACTTTGTTGGTGGCTACAGTTAGCCGTGACGGTAAATTATATCAGCAAAAATATTCTGAAGGTAAAGCTTTAACGCAGGTTGAAGAAATTGGTACTACTGACGAAAGAGGAACTGAAGTTTTCTTCCAGCCGGACGGAACTATCTTCCAGGAATTGGTGTATAATTATGATACACTTGCTGCAAGATTAAGAGAATTATCTTTCTTAAATAAAGGAATCACTATTACTCTTATAGACGAAAGAGAGCCAAACGAAGACGGATCTTTTGCTGTTGAAGTTTTCCATTCTGAAGGTGGTTTGAAAGAATTTGTTGAATTCATCGACGGAAACCGTGAATCAATCATGGAGAATGTTATTTTCATGGAAGGCGAAAGAGAAAATATTCCTATTGAAGTAGCAATGCGTTACAATACTTCATTCAGCGAAAATCTTCACTCTTATGTTAATAATATTAATACGCATGAAGGAGGAACTCACTTAGCTGGTTTTAGACGTGCTTTGACGAGAACGTTGAAGAAATATGCAGATGATTTAGGAATTCCTGCTAAAGAAAAAGTAGAAATTACGGGTGATGACTTCCGTGAAGGTTTAACGGCTGTAGTTTCTGTAAAAGTAATGGAACCTCAGTTTGAAGGACAGACAAAAACTAAATTGGGTAACTCTGAAGTTTCAGGTGCTGTTGATAAAATTGTAGGTGAAATGCTTACCAACTTCTTGGAAGAAAATCCAAACGAAGCAAAACTTATTGTACAGAAAGTTGTTTTGGCTGCAAAAGCAAGACAGGCTGCAAAGAAAGCTCGTGAAATGGTACAGAGAAAATCTCCGATGGGAGGTTCTGGTCTTCCTGGAAAATTATCTGACTGCTCATCAAAAGATCCTGCAGAATCTGAATTGTTCTTAGTCGAGGGAGACTCGGCAGGTGGAACTGCAAAGCAGGGTAGAGACAGACATTTTCAAGCGATTCTTCCGTTAAGAGGTAAAATTTTGAATGTTGAGAAGTCAATGCTTCATAAAGTTTACGATAACGAAGAAATTAAAAATATTTATACGGCACTTGGGGTTTCTGTAGGAACCGAAGAAGATAGCAAAGCCTTAAATATGGCGAAGTTAAGATACCATAAAGTAGTGATTATGACCGATGCTGATATCGACGGTTCTCACATTTCTACTTTGATTCTTACGTTCTTCTTTAGATTTATGAAAGAAATGATTGAAAACGGATATATTTATATTGCACAACCGCCTTTATATTTATTAAAGAAAGGGAACAAAAAAATATATGCTTACAACGAGAAAGAGCGCGAAGAATTAACTTTAGAAATGTCTCCGGACGGAAAAGGTGTAGAAGTTCAGCGTTATAAAGGTCTTGGGGAAATGAACCCGGAGCAGCTTTGGGAAACTACTCTAAATCCGGAACACAGAATTCTGAAGCAGGTAACGATTGATAATGCAGTAGAAGCAGATAATGTATTCTCTATGTTGATGGGAGATGAAGTTCCACCAAGAAGAGAATTTATCGAGAAAAATGCAAAATATGCTAAGATCGATGTTTAA
- a CDS encoding cytochrome d ubiquinol oxidase subunit II, translating to MIYVVIGFLWLSVCLYVILGGADFGAGIVELMTKKKNRKYTEKIMYESIAPVWEANHMWLIIAIVILFVGFPEIYTTLSTYLHIPLVLMLVGIIARGTAFTFRHYDAVEDRWQIIYTQIFYYASLLTPFFLGLIAAATVSQSINPDANNFLDLYVFSWLNWFGVAVGLFTVSLCAYLASIFSLRETSDRLELELMIHKSHQTMIFVVITGLLVFLAAYLSGIPLTKWIFSKYLGVMAISFATVALGLILRAMHKKKLLPVRALAGFQIIMILVAATYQHNPDIILLGNGQHLSLLEHVASPKTISALGWALLLGSLFILPFLFYLMFSFSKASKK from the coding sequence ATGATCTACGTTGTAATTGGTTTTCTATGGCTTTCCGTATGTCTTTATGTGATTTTGGGCGGCGCTGATTTCGGAGCCGGAATCGTAGAATTAATGACCAAAAAGAAAAACAGAAAGTACACCGAAAAAATCATGTACGAGTCGATTGCTCCTGTTTGGGAAGCCAATCACATGTGGCTCATCATTGCCATTGTAATTCTGTTTGTAGGATTTCCTGAAATCTACACCACCTTGTCAACTTACCTTCACATTCCATTAGTATTAATGCTTGTCGGAATTATTGCAAGAGGTACAGCATTTACTTTCAGACATTACGATGCCGTGGAAGACCGATGGCAGATTATTTATACTCAGATTTTCTATTATGCAAGTCTTTTAACGCCTTTTTTCTTAGGTTTAATAGCTGCTGCAACTGTTTCACAATCGATCAATCCAGATGCAAATAACTTTTTAGATTTATATGTTTTCAGTTGGCTCAATTGGTTCGGCGTTGCGGTGGGATTGTTTACCGTCTCGCTTTGTGCCTATTTGGCATCCATTTTTTCTTTACGGGAAACTAGCGATAGATTGGAATTAGAATTAATGATTCACAAATCCCATCAAACAATGATTTTTGTAGTCATTACAGGATTATTGGTTTTCTTAGCGGCTTATCTTTCCGGTATCCCTTTAACAAAATGGATCTTCTCAAAATATCTCGGAGTGATGGCTATTAGTTTTGCAACAGTTGCTTTAGGTTTAATTTTAAGAGCGATGCATAAGAAGAAATTACTTCCCGTAAGAGCTTTGGCAGGATTCCAAATCATAATGATTTTAGTGGCGGCAACTTACCAACATAATCCTGATATTATTTTATTAGGAAACGGACAGCATCTTTCGTTATTAGAACATGTAGCCTCACCAAAAACCATTTCTGCTTTAGGATGGGCTTTGTTATTGGGTTCCCTATTTATTTTACCTTTTTTATTTTATCTGATGTTTTCATTTTCAAAAGCATCAAAGAAATAA
- the lysS gene encoding lysine--tRNA ligase, with protein sequence MQLSEQEIIRREKLNKLVEMGINAFPAEEYNVTDTTESIKQNFSESKQVKIAGRLMSRRIQGKASFAELQDSTGKIQVYFNRDEICTGEDKTLYNDVYKHLLDIGDIIGIEGELFTTQVGEMTVLVKNFTLLTKTLRPLPQAKTDENGVVHDAFNDAELRYRQRYVDLIVNPHVKETFVKRTKMYTAMRQFFNDAGYIEVETPVLQAIPGGAAARPFITHHNALDIPLYMRIANELYLKRLIVGGFDGVYEFSKNFRNEGMDRTHNPEFTVMEIYVAYKDYYWMMDFTEKMIEHCAIAVNGTTKAKFGDQEIDFKAPYARVSMTEAIQKYTGFDITGKSEQELFDFAKSIGIEVNETMGKGKLIDEIFGEKCEGNFIQPTFITDYPVEMSPLTKKHRSQEGLTERFELMVCGKEIANAYSELNDPIDQRARFEDQLKLAEKGDDEAGQFIDEDFLRALEYGMPPTSGMGIGMDRLIMFLTNNPSIQEVLFFPQMKPEKLVPQIELGEDEHLILDILKSGEQIALAEVKTLSKLSGKKWDKASKTLTKGNLVKVEKIDEVVLMKLA encoded by the coding sequence ATGCAATTATCAGAACAGGAAATCATTAGAAGAGAAAAGCTGAATAAGCTTGTTGAAATGGGAATCAACGCATTCCCTGCGGAAGAATATAACGTTACAGATACTACAGAATCTATAAAACAGAATTTTTCTGAAAGTAAACAGGTGAAGATTGCGGGAAGATTAATGTCTCGTAGAATTCAGGGGAAGGCTTCTTTTGCTGAATTGCAGGATTCTACAGGGAAAATTCAGGTATATTTCAACAGAGACGAAATCTGTACAGGAGAAGATAAAACTTTATACAACGACGTTTACAAACACCTTTTAGACATCGGTGATATTATTGGTATCGAAGGAGAATTGTTCACAACTCAGGTTGGTGAAATGACGGTTTTGGTAAAAAACTTTACGCTTTTAACGAAAACTTTAAGACCTCTTCCTCAGGCAAAAACTGATGAGAATGGAGTAGTGCACGATGCTTTCAATGATGCTGAATTAAGATACAGACAGCGTTATGTAGATTTAATCGTAAATCCTCACGTAAAGGAAACTTTCGTGAAGAGAACAAAAATGTATACTGCAATGCGTCAGTTTTTTAATGATGCAGGTTATATTGAAGTAGAAACTCCGGTTTTACAGGCTATTCCTGGTGGAGCTGCAGCAAGACCATTCATCACGCATCACAATGCTTTGGATATTCCTTTGTATATGAGAATTGCGAATGAATTATATCTGAAAAGATTGATCGTTGGTGGTTTTGACGGAGTATATGAATTCTCAAAAAACTTCAGAAATGAAGGAATGGACAGAACTCACAATCCTGAATTTACCGTTATGGAGATCTATGTAGCTTACAAAGATTACTATTGGATGATGGATTTCACCGAGAAAATGATAGAACATTGTGCAATCGCAGTGAACGGAACTACAAAAGCAAAATTCGGTGATCAGGAAATTGATTTCAAAGCACCTTATGCTAGAGTTTCGATGACAGAAGCCATTCAAAAATATACAGGTTTTGATATTACAGGAAAATCTGAACAGGAATTGTTTGACTTTGCTAAATCTATCGGAATCGAAGTAAACGAAACGATGGGTAAAGGAAAATTAATCGACGAAATTTTTGGTGAAAAATGTGAAGGAAACTTCATTCAGCCAACTTTCATTACCGATTATCCGGTAGAAATGTCGCCTTTGACTAAAAAACACAGAAGTCAGGAAGGTCTTACCGAGCGTTTTGAATTAATGGTTTGCGGTAAAGAAATCGCGAATGCTTATTCGGAATTAAATGACCCGATTGACCAAAGAGCACGTTTTGAAGACCAATTAAAATTAGCTGAAAAAGGAGATGATGAAGCAGGGCAATTTATTGATGAAGATTTCTTGAGAGCTTTAGAATACGGAATGCCGCCAACTTCAGGAATGGGAATAGGTATGGACAGATTGATCATGTTCTTAACTAACAATCCTTCAATTCAGGAAGTATTATTCTTCCCTCAAATGAAGCCTGAAAAATTAGTTCCTCAAATTGAGTTGGGAGAAGATGAGCATTTGATTCTTGATATTTTGAAATCAGGCGAGCAAATTGCTTTGGCTGAAGTGAAAACTTTAAGTAAATTATCCGGTAAAAAATGGGATAAGGCTTCAAAAACTTTAACGAAAGGAAACTTGGTGAAAGTAGAGAAGATAGACGAAGTTGTTTTGATGAAATTGGCTTAA
- a CDS encoding c-type cytochrome — protein sequence MKKLFLTGLISLFIVSCSKKEDSQALSTDSTDISTPVNNNISGKDLIEASDCMACHNAVERTIGPSYKEIAEKYSEKDIEILASKIIEGGSGVWGSVPMQPHPQVSKDDAKKMVEYILSQKK from the coding sequence ATGAAAAAACTGTTTTTGACAGGATTGATAAGCTTATTTATTGTTTCCTGTTCTAAAAAAGAAGATTCACAAGCTTTATCAACAGATTCTACAGATATTTCGACTCCAGTAAATAACAATATTTCAGGGAAAGATTTAATTGAAGCTTCTGATTGTATGGCTTGTCATAATGCTGTGGAAAGAACGATTGGCCCATCTTATAAAGAAATTGCTGAAAAATATTCTGAAAAAGATATCGAAATCTTGGCTTCAAAAATTATTGAAGGCGGAAGCGGTGTTTGGGGAAGTGTACCTATGCAGCCCCACCCACAAGTTTCTAAAGATGACGCCAAAAAAATGGTAGAATATATTTTAAGTCAGAAAAAATAA